The following are encoded in a window of Paenibacillus polymyxa genomic DNA:
- the gpmA gene encoding 2,3-diphosphoglycerate-dependent phosphoglycerate mutase, whose protein sequence is MYQVVLVRHGQSVYNRQNLFTGWTDVDLTEQGTHEAIEAGRILKEAGYTFDLAFASVLKRSIRTLYHILDELDHLWIPVQKSWKLNERHYGALQGLSKLDSAVQYGEEQVHIWRRSLTVRPPMLDEKDERSPHREERYRNIKPEELPLGESLEDTVHRVGEFWKQRIVPLILKKDRVIISAHGNTLRALIKYMENLDETALLDLNIPTGIPLVYELDEHIDPIRRFYLGDPSHVEAKKQAVANQSKVTE, encoded by the coding sequence ATGTATCAAGTGGTGCTGGTTAGGCATGGACAGAGCGTGTATAACCGACAAAACCTGTTTACGGGCTGGACGGACGTGGACCTGACTGAACAAGGGACTCATGAGGCCATTGAGGCGGGACGTATTCTCAAGGAGGCTGGTTATACGTTTGATTTGGCATTCGCCTCTGTGTTAAAACGATCTATCCGCACGCTGTATCACATCTTGGATGAGCTGGATCATCTCTGGATACCTGTGCAGAAGTCATGGAAGCTGAATGAACGCCATTACGGTGCTCTTCAGGGGCTTAGCAAGCTGGATTCCGCCGTGCAATATGGCGAGGAGCAGGTTCATATCTGGCGGCGTAGTCTGACGGTGCGGCCCCCCATGCTGGATGAGAAGGACGAGCGGAGTCCGCATCGGGAAGAGCGTTATCGTAATATTAAGCCAGAAGAGCTGCCGCTTGGGGAAAGCCTGGAGGACACCGTGCATCGGGTCGGTGAGTTTTGGAAGCAGCGGATTGTACCATTGATTCTCAAAAAGGATCGAGTAATCATTTCTGCACATGGTAATACTTTGCGGGCCTTAATCAAGTATATGGAGAATCTGGACGAAACCGCATTGCTGGATTTGAATATTCCGACAGGCATTCCACTGGTGTACGAGCTGGATGAGCATATAGATCCCATCCGGCGTTTTTATCTCGGTGATCCGAGTCATGTAGAGGCTAAGAAGCAGGCCGTGGCCAACCAAAGCAAGGTAACGGAGTGA
- a CDS encoding alpha-amylase, translating to MKRNHTMMQFFEWNVEADGSHWKKLTRLAPELKAKGIDAIWIPPVTKGQSPEDTGYGVYDLYDLGEFDQKGAVRTKYGTREDLLEAVAACVRHGVSVYVDLVMNHKAGADETEVFKVVEVNPDNRNEVISEPFDIEGWTKFTFPGRQGQYSTFQWNFEHFNGTDYDASQDRTGIYRILGKNKSWSENVDDEFGNYDYLMFANIDYNHQDVRKEMIRWGKWLVDTLQCNGFRLDAIKHINHEFVREFATEMIKKRGQDFYMVGEFWKPDLESCQKFLDTIDYKIDLFDVSLHYKLHSASLGGKDFDLSTIFEDTLVHTHPLNSVTFVDNHDSQPHEALESWVEDWFKPSAYALILLRKDGYPCVFYGDYYGIQGQTPVKGKQAELDPLLYARYHKAYGEQKDYFDDPHTIGWVRQGVPELEGSGCAVVITNANDGEKRMFVGKQRAGEEWMDLTGHHDHTVKIEQDGYGIFPVRAGSVSVWALPAEEDSQETEEEEANA from the coding sequence ATGAAAAGGAACCATACGATGATGCAATTTTTCGAGTGGAATGTCGAAGCTGACGGTTCTCACTGGAAAAAGCTTACCCGCCTGGCGCCGGAACTGAAGGCCAAAGGAATTGACGCGATATGGATTCCACCTGTCACCAAAGGCCAATCGCCTGAGGATACGGGATACGGCGTCTATGACCTTTATGATCTGGGCGAATTTGACCAAAAAGGTGCGGTGCGCACCAAATACGGAACCAGGGAAGACCTGCTGGAGGCTGTTGCCGCCTGTGTTCGCCACGGCGTGTCCGTCTATGTCGATCTGGTCATGAATCATAAGGCCGGCGCGGATGAAACTGAAGTATTCAAGGTCGTCGAGGTCAACCCGGATAACCGCAATGAAGTCATTTCCGAGCCCTTTGATATCGAAGGCTGGACTAAATTTACGTTCCCCGGCCGTCAAGGTCAGTATTCCACATTTCAATGGAACTTTGAACATTTTAACGGAACCGATTACGATGCAAGCCAGGACCGGACAGGAATCTACCGTATTTTAGGTAAAAATAAAAGCTGGAGCGAAAATGTAGATGATGAATTCGGCAATTATGATTATTTAATGTTCGCCAATATTGACTATAATCATCAGGATGTGCGCAAAGAGATGATCCGTTGGGGGAAATGGCTAGTAGATACTCTGCAATGCAACGGATTCCGTCTGGATGCAATCAAGCATATTAATCATGAATTTGTACGAGAGTTTGCTACAGAAATGATTAAAAAACGCGGGCAGGATTTTTATATGGTAGGCGAGTTTTGGAAACCGGATCTGGAATCGTGTCAAAAGTTCCTGGATACCATTGATTATAAAATTGACTTGTTTGACGTATCCCTCCACTACAAACTACATAGCGCTTCCTTGGGTGGCAAGGATTTCGATTTAAGCACCATTTTCGAGGATACGCTTGTTCATACCCATCCCCTGAACTCGGTTACTTTTGTCGATAATCATGATTCCCAGCCGCATGAAGCGCTCGAATCCTGGGTGGAGGACTGGTTCAAGCCTAGCGCCTATGCACTCATCTTGCTGCGCAAGGACGGTTATCCCTGTGTGTTCTACGGCGATTACTACGGTATCCAGGGACAAACGCCCGTGAAAGGCAAGCAGGCTGAGCTAGACCCGCTCCTATATGCCCGGTACCATAAAGCTTATGGTGAGCAAAAAGATTATTTCGATGATCCCCATACGATTGGATGGGTTCGTCAAGGCGTGCCTGAGCTGGAAGGCTCCGGATGTGCTGTGGTGATCACCAACGCAAATGACGGAGAAAAGCGCATGTTCGTAGGCAAACAACGTGCAGGGGAAGAATGGATGGATTTGACCGGACATCACGATCATACCGTAAAAATTGAGCAGGATGGCTACGGCATATTTCCCGTTCGTGCCGGCAGTGTATCGGTGTGGGCACTTCCCGCAGAGGAAGACAGCCAGGAAACAGAAGAAGAGGAAGCGAACGCTTAA
- a CDS encoding HNH endonuclease — MTEPQQNKDEASKPLIKKCTYCQEMKPLTDFQRRTGRRAGPYSRRGPCRSCRGLAPQERAATSAPSGEETNPSAAPVMQHSLEANTAAHSLEASLPMEAQRPRRKPVTDKARERHRQRVRHLLSRLKPADTRALRLNRNGMIRLRGKTDQGRRWHQEIELDLAMTLVRERMAVIVNPYTVRRLYSNKEFRQYVLKRDRYTCFFCGGYGDTIDHLLPRAKGGHTTPVNCVCACNECNQVKAARDVDEFIESGVPQPSPDDFEAPDNPDASEGTLHT, encoded by the coding sequence GTGACAGAACCGCAGCAGAACAAGGATGAAGCGAGCAAACCGCTGATTAAAAAATGTACGTATTGTCAGGAGATGAAACCTTTAACGGACTTTCAGCGCAGAACGGGTCGCCGGGCTGGTCCTTATTCCCGGCGTGGTCCTTGCCGTTCCTGCCGAGGATTGGCCCCACAAGAACGTGCGGCTACGTCCGCTCCCTCCGGCGAGGAAACAAATCCCTCGGCTGCTCCCGTGATGCAGCATAGCCTTGAAGCAAATACGGCTGCGCACAGCCTAGAGGCGTCGCTACCTATGGAGGCACAACGCCCCCGCAGGAAGCCGGTCACGGACAAAGCGCGTGAGCGCCATCGGCAACGGGTTCGGCATCTGCTTAGCAGGCTGAAGCCTGCGGATACCCGGGCGTTGCGGCTCAATCGCAATGGCATGATTCGGCTAAGAGGCAAAACCGACCAGGGGAGACGCTGGCATCAAGAGATTGAGCTTGATCTGGCCATGACCCTGGTCAGAGAGCGTATGGCGGTGATTGTTAATCCATACACCGTGCGTAGACTGTATAGCAACAAGGAATTTCGTCAATATGTGCTTAAGCGTGACCGTTATACTTGCTTTTTTTGCGGGGGCTACGGTGACACGATTGATCATTTACTGCCTCGGGCAAAAGGGGGGCACACAACGCCGGTCAATTGTGTATGTGCTTGCAATGAATGCAATCAAGTTAAGGCTGCCCGCGATGTAGATGAGTTCATTGAGTCTGGTGTACCGCAGCCGTCTCCTGATGATTTCGAGGCACCTGATAATCCTGACGCTTCTGAAGGCACCCTACATACGTAG
- a CDS encoding Bax inhibitor-1/YccA family membrane protein, which yields MSFSNPVLRDDIFLREDEREASEQRMTIGGTVNKTLLLLVLLIVSGSITWYMTYEGTVEVLSLLTAGFIGMAGVALAISFFPKTAPLLSPVYAILSGFALGGVSAFMEYEYPGIVANAILLTVGILFLMLFMYTQRIIKVTRGFISFVVLCTMAIFLVMLVDFILNFFGMNVPYIHETGWLGIGISLFIVIIAALNLLVDFNFIEEQADQGAPKYMEWYGAFALLVTLVWLYVRILDLLAKFSKRD from the coding sequence GCTTTAGCAATCCGGTTTTACGTGATGACATCTTTTTGCGCGAAGATGAAAGAGAAGCAAGTGAACAACGCATGACCATCGGAGGAACGGTGAACAAAACGTTGCTTCTGCTGGTTCTGCTCATCGTCTCTGGAAGTATTACCTGGTACATGACCTACGAAGGAACCGTAGAGGTGCTATCCTTGCTGACGGCAGGCTTTATTGGTATGGCAGGCGTAGCACTTGCGATATCCTTTTTTCCCAAAACGGCTCCATTACTCTCTCCTGTATATGCGATTCTGAGTGGTTTTGCTTTGGGTGGCGTTTCAGCTTTTATGGAGTATGAGTACCCTGGAATTGTAGCCAATGCCATTTTGCTGACCGTGGGTATCTTGTTCTTGATGCTCTTTATGTACACACAGCGAATCATCAAGGTGACACGCGGCTTTATCTCATTCGTTGTCCTGTGTACGATGGCGATTTTTCTGGTGATGCTGGTTGATTTTATCTTGAACTTTTTCGGTATGAATGTTCCCTATATCCATGAAACAGGTTGGCTGGGTATTGGCATTAGCTTATTTATCGTGATCATTGCGGCTTTGAATCTGCTGGTTGATTTCAATTTTATTGAAGAGCAAGCAGATCAAGGCGCACCAAAATATATGGAATGGTATGGTGCTTTTGCATTGCTGGTGACTCTAGTATGGCTGTATGTACGGATTCTGGATCTGTTGGCCAAATTCAGTAAGAGGGACTAA